The genomic interval GATACTCGAAAAAATACTAAAATAGAAACAACAAAAACCCTTCTGTTTGGATCACAAAAGGGTCGATTTTTCAAATTATGAAATATGATTTACTATTTTTCTAGCTTGCACATGTGTGTGAATAATAAATATTTTCAAGCCCTGCTATCGTTGTCGAACAGACATTTTCCCTCGATCATAAGCAACAATGATCATCGTAGCGCCTAAGCCAGCACAGATCATATACATCATAGAGTATGATGTGAAATCAGCTATTGGCCCCATAATAACGCCACCCAGTGAAATTCCTAAATCAGCCATAGCAATAAAAAGACCGATTAACACATTGCGGCTCTTCTGCGGCAAAACAAATGTTAAATAGGTTGTTAATGTAGGGTAGATGAGAGCTTGAGCCGTTCCCATTAAAATGGAACCCGCATAGAAGAAAACAGCTCCTCCCGTTACAGAAAAGCTCACGCTTTGCGCCGCCAATGTCAAAAGGAGCATATTCCCCATCATAAACGATGAATGCCATTTACCGTCCGAAGGAATCTTTTTTCTTAAAGCAAAACGGGCCAAAACAACGGTACACGCTTGAAGCATAAGATAGATTCCAGCATTGCCGTTTTTTAATTCCGAAGCGTATAAAGGAATAAAGGTGGTAACTGCTCCAAATACCATTGAAGCTACCAACATCAACATGCTGCACTTAAACAAGGATGGGTTAGCTACTAACTGACCGAAGGATTTAAACATACTTTCTGACTGCCCGGTCTGATTTGCAGCAGTCTGGTCGCTTCCTTGATCCATTTTGGTACCATAACCGAACACCCCCGTAAAGATCGCAATCGCAATCATGACCATCGTAAAATAATTCATATCCCCCGTTTGCCAAATACCCAAAGCCAGAACAGGGCCAAGGATACCCGGCATATACGTAAATAAAGAATAAAGTGAAATGCCTTGGGAGCGATCCTTCTCTGGCAGTGAATCAATGATGCCGATCTGCAATGCCATTGAGAAAAAAGCGGTAGAAACTCCTTGTAAAATACGGGCAATTAAATAACCCTCTAAACCCGTAATCGTATAGAGGATTAAAGCAAAACCATTGACGATAAGAATAATGCGTAGCACTTTTATCGGTCCGTGCATTTGAATAATTCGGCCTGCCCACGGTCGAAAGAACATGGTTGTGAACAAATACGCCCCCATGATTAAACCGATCGTTGTGTTGCTGGCTCCGAGTGACTCTCCACGCAAAGGTATAATGACATTTAATATGGAATTGCCGCTGAAATAAAGAAGAGCCAGCATATACAATCGTATAAAAGGCCAAGATAATGCTCCACTCACAACTTCCCTTCCTCCTAACTTCTGCATGCAAATATCCTATTCTCCAAAACTCATTCAGCTAAAAAGTGATAAGCATCTGCAACAATTTTTTCGCATATTCCGACTTGACGTCTTTTAATTGTTCGATTCTCACTATTTCTTCAACTTGACCATCTCTAAAAATAATGACTCTATCGCAAATATAGGCCGCAACCTGTATATCATGTGTGATAAATACATAACTCATGTTGTACATTTTTTTTAAATCTTTTAATAAATCAAGCACTTGGGTTTGAACAGATACGTCTAATGAGCTGATTGCTTCATCTAACACAATGCATTTTGGTTCTGTGGAGATGGCTCTTGCAATACATACCCTCTGTACCTCTCCGCCCGATAGTTCATGTGGATATTTTGTTCTGTATGATGGATGTAATCCAACTTGATTTAACAGCGTATCAACCATACTATGTTTTTTTTTATACCTTTTTATTGGCTCCATAATGGCTTCTTCGACCGTAAAAAAAGGATTAATGGACGACTTATAGTCTTGAAATACCGCGCTAATGTTACCAAAGCGCACTTTTCTATCCCCTACACTCTTGCCATCAAATAAAACGCTGCCTCGATCAGGCTTTTCAATGCCTAATAACAATCGCCCTAAGGTTGATTTTCCGCTGCCGCTCTCTCCAATAATACCGAGACATTCGCCAGCTCCACATTCAAAACTAATATCATTCAACACTTTTTGTCTCTTTTTCGAAAATAATCCGCCTTTTTCATACGATTTATCCACATGATCAATTTTCAGCATGGTTCAACCCTCCCCCATAATCAGCTTAAAATGATTACTCAGCGCCAATCTAGTAGACAACAAATATTTTGTATATTCATGCACTGGTTCTGAAAAAACAGCTCGGATGCTCCCTTGTTCGACAATCTCTCCATCCTTCATGACCAAAACGTCATCAGCCATTTTTTTTACAACGCCGAGGTCATGAGAAATAAAGATCATCGAGCAGCCCATTCGCTCACGCAATTGCATAAATTGTTCAATTACTTCAAATTGTGAAATGGTATCCAGACCTGTTGTTGGCTCATCTGCGATAATAATGTCAGGCTCCAGTACTAATGCGAGCGCAATCATAACTCGCTGCAGCATGCCCCCAGATAGCTGATGCGGATACTTATTCATCACTTCGATCGGATTGTTCAACATCACGCTTGCCAAAGCTTTTTTCATTTTTTCTACGATTTCGTTCGTACTCCAGCCGAAATGTTCATAAAGGGTTTCCTTCAAATGAATGCCGATCACACACGAAGGGTCGAATGCACTCATCCCATTTTGCATAATCATACATAGCTGCTTTCCCCTTTTATTCCTCATTTCATGTTCAGAAAGCTGATTTAGATGTTCACCTTTGAATACGATATCTCCAGATTGGCGCAGCCAGGCTTTATTCAACCTCATAATCGACCTGCTGGTGACAGACTTGCCGCTCCCGCTTTCCCCTACTATAGCGAGGCAGCTGCCTTGCTTTAACTCGAATGAGCTGTTATGAATGATCACATGATCCGTTTTCATATCCCATACTTTTAAGTTTTTCACCGCTAATACATTCATGGCTTTAATCTGCCACCTCTTTTTCGCGAAGTCTGTTTTTAGTCACGATTCGTTTCTCTTGATGCTTAGCATTAGAGGTCATTAACTGAGGATCCAATGCAACCTGAAGGGCATCTGACAAGAAATTAAATGCCGAAACAATAATAATAATAGCTATGCCTGGGGCTAACATGAGCTCAGGTCTTGTAAACATAACTTCTCGCGCTTCATTCAGCATCATTCCCCATTCCGCGTCAGGCGCTTGAATGCCTAATCCTAGAAACGAAAACCCTGATATTTGTAAAATCATCGAACCGATCGCGCTGCTCGAGATGACTGTTATGTCCGCAAATGTAACCGGAATCATGTGCTTATAAATAATTTTTGCATTGCTGATGCCAGATGCTTTGGAAAATTTGACATAATTAAGTTCGGAATACTGCATCACAGACGTTCTGATTACCCGAGCAAACCATGCCCATTTCATGACAACAAACGCTATCATAATGTTTTCAAGACCTACGCCTAAAATGCCGACTATCGCCAGTGTCATAACATATAGCGGGAAAGAAAGCATGATATCGCAAATTCGCATAATAAAGGCATCTACTTTTCCTCTAAAGTAACCCGCGATAAAGCCTAATAGAGCGCCTATCCCTATCGATATCGCTAATGCAGCCAATACCCACAGGACACTGGGACGAATGCCATAAATTAATCGGGATAGAATACATCTCCCCAAGTGATCGTTCCCGAGCAGGTATTCCCAGGACGAGGACGCATATCTTACGCTCATCTTGATTTCGTTAGGATCATGC from Paenibacillus sp. FSL K6-3182 carries:
- a CDS encoding ABC transporter ATP-binding protein, whose protein sequence is MNVLAVKNLKVWDMKTDHVIIHNSSFELKQGSCLAIVGESGSGKSVTSRSIMRLNKAWLRQSGDIVFKGEHLNQLSEHEMRNKRGKQLCMIMQNGMSAFDPSCVIGIHLKETLYEHFGWSTNEIVEKMKKALASVMLNNPIEVMNKYPHQLSGGMLQRVMIALALVLEPDIIIADEPTTGLDTISQFEVIEQFMQLRERMGCSMIFISHDLGVVKKMADDVLVMKDGEIVEQGSIRAVFSEPVHEYTKYLLSTRLALSNHFKLIMGEG
- a CDS encoding ABC transporter ATP-binding protein; protein product: MLKIDHVDKSYEKGGLFSKKRQKVLNDISFECGAGECLGIIGESGSGKSTLGRLLLGIEKPDRGSVLFDGKSVGDRKVRFGNISAVFQDYKSSINPFFTVEEAIMEPIKRYKKKHSMVDTLLNQVGLHPSYRTKYPHELSGGEVQRVCIARAISTEPKCIVLDEAISSLDVSVQTQVLDLLKDLKKMYNMSYVFITHDIQVAAYICDRVIIFRDGQVEEIVRIEQLKDVKSEYAKKLLQMLITF
- a CDS encoding MFS transporter; its protein translation is MSGALSWPFIRLYMLALLYFSGNSILNVIIPLRGESLGASNTTIGLIMGAYLFTTMFFRPWAGRIIQMHGPIKVLRIILIVNGFALILYTITGLEGYLIARILQGVSTAFFSMALQIGIIDSLPEKDRSQGISLYSLFTYMPGILGPVLALGIWQTGDMNYFTMVMIAIAIFTGVFGYGTKMDQGSDQTAANQTGQSESMFKSFGQLVANPSLFKCSMLMLVASMVFGAVTTFIPLYASELKNGNAGIYLMLQACTVVLARFALRKKIPSDGKWHSSFMMGNMLLLTLAAQSVSFSVTGGAVFFYAGSILMGTAQALIYPTLTTYLTFVLPQKSRNVLIGLFIAMADLGISLGGVIMGPIADFTSYSMMYMICAGLGATMIIVAYDRGKMSVRQR
- the opp1C gene encoding nickel/cobalt ABC transporter permease, with amino-acid sequence MKRLKNISEDKIGSLSLIVIAATLIVGLFPSFFAPHDPNEIKMSVRYASSSWEYLLGNDHLGRCILSRLIYGIRPSVLWVLAALAISIGIGALLGFIAGYFRGKVDAFIMRICDIMLSFPLYVMTLAIVGILGVGLENIMIAFVVMKWAWFARVIRTSVMQYSELNYVKFSKASGISNAKIIYKHMIPVTFADITVISSSAIGSMILQISGFSFLGLGIQAPDAEWGMMLNEAREVMFTRPELMLAPGIAIIIIVSAFNFLSDALQVALDPQLMTSNAKHQEKRIVTKNRLREKEVAD